A genomic segment from Cygnus atratus isolate AKBS03 ecotype Queensland, Australia chromosome Z, CAtr_DNAZoo_HiC_assembly, whole genome shotgun sequence encodes:
- the MALT1 gene encoding mucosa-associated lymphoid tissue lymphoma translocation protein 1 isoform X2 encodes MSEPPRSPPGSLPLSRLAEPVLRRLSELLDRAAPGKGWRDLAQRAGSRGRVRLSPLDLEQCSLKVLEPEGSPSWSLLKLLGDRGCTVVELVEFLQALEHTEALQCLSYSGIKIVVQPDSQAVLSGQIVKLCCWATGHPFVHYQWFKQEKEVPYGNSPELVLNPVKVNDAGFYICRVNSESSFVFSQWARLEVCDLQGASHGSLISLPEKKICICIQPQPQNLTVGDALVLECRAVGNPIPQYQWFRNGFPLANGSKNVYMVTCVDMEHGGTYWCHVFNDQEDQDSKKIEVVVGRKSMAVECTEEDLSDLQKTDLQEQSNDRPFATDKVALLIGNMNYWNHPRLKAPMVDVYELTNLLRQMDFKVVSLLDLTESEMRNAVDEFLLLLDRGVYGLLYYAGHGYENYGNSFMVPIDAPNPYRSANCLCVQNILKLMQEKETGLNVFLLDMCRKRNEYDDTILILDALKVTANIVFGYATCQGAEAFEIQQSGLANGIFMKFLKERLLEDKKITVLLDEVAEDMGKCHLTKGKQALEIRSSLSEKRALTDPIQQTISSAESMARNLQWAKAHELPESMYLEFKCGVQIQLGFAAEFSNVMIIYTRIVKKPPEIVVCRAYVTDFALDLDVDPKEANKGTPEETGSYLVSKDLPKHCLYTRLSSLQKLKEHLIFTVCLHYEYPGIEDTMDERKEVNVGKPLIAKLGLHHGFKNNCLQTCCVTNNPFHNQVESSPVATKYYFPSHCQPNSCPGVYHGNHTCSDSIRQPEACSCNGTSRILASRHEVQNYSSPAQKSNVPVETTDDTAELEFLLSDSLRFSKQQ; translated from the exons ATGTCGGAGCCGCCGCGGAGCCCGCCGGGGTCCCTTCCCCTCAGCCGCCTGGCCGAGCCAGTGCTGCGGCGGCTCAGCGAGCTGCTGGACCGGGCGGCGCCCGGCAAGGGCTGGCGGGACCTGGCGCAGCGAGCGGGGAGCCGCGGCAGGGTCCGCCTGAG CCCTCTCGATTTAGAACAATGTTCCCTCAAAGTCCTGGAGCCGGAAGGAAGTCCAAGCTGGAGTCTCCTGAAGCTGCTGGGTGATAGGGGTTGCACAGTGGTGGAACTGGTGGAGTTCCTGCAGGCCCTGGAGCATACAGAGGCTCTCCAGTGTCTCAGCTATTCAG gtataAAGATTGTTGTACAGCCAGACTCTCAAGCAGTGCTCTCTGGCCAGATTGTCAAGCTGTGTTGTTGGGCAACAGGACACCCATTTGTACATTACCAGTGgttcaaacaggaaaaagag GTTCCCTATGGTAATTCTCCAGAACTGGTTTTGAATCCAGTGAAAGTAAACGATGCTGGCTTCTACATCTGTCGAGTGAACAGTGAATCTTCATTTGTGTTCAGTCAGTGGGCACGACTAGAAGTTTGCGATCTCCAGGGTGCATCTCATG ggaGCTTAATTAGTTTGCCTGAAAAGAAGATATGCATTTGTATTCAGCCTCAGCCACAAAACTTGACAGTGGGAGATGCTTTGGTATTAGAATGCAGAGCTGTTGGAAACCCAATTCCTCAATATCAGTGGTTCAGAAATGGATTTCCCTTGGCAAATGGGAGCAAAAATGTCTACATG GTAACTTGTGTGGACATGGAACATGGGGGAACATATTGGTGTCACGTGTTCAATGACCAGGAAGACCAAGACAGCAAGAAGATAGAAGTTGTTGTAG GAAGGAAATCTATGGCAGTGGAGTGCACAGAAG AAGATCTAAGTGATCTTCAAAAAACAG ACCTACAAGAACAATCAAATGACAGACCTTTTG CAACAGACAAAGTAGCTCTCTTAATTGGAAATATGAACTACTGGAATCACCCCCGACTCAAGGCTCCGATGGTGGATGTCTATGAATTGACCAACTTGCTAAGACAGATGGATTTCAAAGTTGTTTCTTTGCTGGATCTTACTGAGTCTGAGATGCGAAATGCCGTGGATgaatttctgcttctcctcGACAGAGGAGTATATG GTTTGTTGTACTATGCTGGCCATGGCTACGAAAACTATGGAAACAGTTTCATGGTTCCTATTGATGCTCCAAATCCCTACCGATCTGCAAACTGTCTGTGTGTACAAAACATCCTCAAATTAATGCAGGAAAAAGAGACGGGGCTCAACGTATTCCTGTTGGATATGTGTCGGAAAAG AAATGAATATGATGATACTATACTTATCTTAGATGCTCTGAAGGTTACAGCCAACATTGTTTTTGGATATGCCAC GTGTCAGGGAGCAGAAGCTTTTGAGATTCAGCAGTCAGGGCTGGCCAATGGAATTTTCATGAAGTTCTTGAAGGAGCGTCTGTTAGAAGACAAGAAGATTACTGTACTGCTTGATGAGGTTGCAGAAG ATATGGGCAAGTGTCACCTTACCAAAGGCAAGCAAGCTTTGGAGATCCGCAGCAGTTTGTCTGAGAAAAGGGCATTAACTGATCCCATTCAACAAACCATATCTTCTGCAGAGTCTATGGCACGGAACCTACAGTGGGCTAAAGCTCATG AGCTTCCAGAAAGTATGTATCTCGAATTCAAATGTGGTGTTCAGATTCAGTTGGGGTTTGCAGCCGAGTTTTCCAATGTCATGATAATCTACACACGAATAGTAAAGAAGCCACCTGAAATAGTAGTTTGCAGAGCCTACGTTACAGACTTCGCACTT GACCTGGATGTGGATCCTAAAGAGGCCAATAAAGGAACTCCCGAGGAAACTGGAAGCTATTTAGTATCAAAGGACCTTCCCAAACACTGTCTCTACACCAGGCTAAGTTCACTGCAAAAACTAAAG GAACACTTGATCTTCACGGTTTGTTTGCACTATGAATATCCAGGAATAGAAGATACAAtggatgaaagaaaggaagttaATGTTGGAAAGCCCCTTATTGCTAAATTAGGCCTCCATCATGGATTCAAAAATAACTGTCTCCAGACCTGTTGTGTGACTAATAATCCTTTTCATAATCAAGTAGAATCAAGTCCAGTGGCAACTAAATACTACTTCCCTAGTCACTGCCAACCAAAT
- the MALT1 gene encoding mucosa-associated lymphoid tissue lymphoma translocation protein 1 isoform X3, which yields MSEPPRSPPGSLPLSRLAEPVLRRLSELLDRAAPGKGWRDLAQRAGSRGRVRLSPLDLEQCSLKVLEPEGSPSWSLLKLLGDRGCTVVELVEFLQALEHTEALQCLSYSGIKIVVQPDSQAVLSGQIVKLCCWATGHPFVHYQWFKQEKEVPYGNSPELVLNPVKVNDAGFYICRVNSESSFVFSQWARLEVCDLQGASHGSLISLPEKKICICIQPQPQNLTVGDALVLECRAVGNPIPQYQWFRNGFPLANGSKNVYMVTCVDMEHGGTYWCHVFNDQEDQDSKKIEVVVEDLSDLQKTDLQEQSNDRPFATDKVALLIGNMNYWNHPRLKAPMVDVYELTNLLRQMDFKVVSLLDLTESEMRNAVDEFLLLLDRGVYGLLYYAGHGYENYGNSFMVPIDAPNPYRSANCLCVQNILKLMQEKETGLNVFLLDMCRKRNEYDDTILILDALKVTANIVFGYATCQGAEAFEIQQSGLANGIFMKFLKERLLEDKKITVLLDEVAEDMGKCHLTKGKQALEIRSSLSEKRALTDPIQQTISSAESMARNLQWAKAHELPESMYLEFKCGVQIQLGFAAEFSNVMIIYTRIVKKPPEIVVCRAYVTDFALDLDVDPKEANKGTPEETGSYLVSKDLPKHCLYTRLSSLQKLKEHLIFTVCLHYEYPGIEDTMDERKEVNVGKPLIAKLGLHHGFKNNCLQTCCVTNNPFHNQVESSPVATKYYFPSHCQPNSCPGVYHGNHTCSDSIRQPEACSCNGTSRILASRHEVQNYSSPAQKSNVPVETTDDTAELEFLLSDSLRFSKQQ from the exons ATGTCGGAGCCGCCGCGGAGCCCGCCGGGGTCCCTTCCCCTCAGCCGCCTGGCCGAGCCAGTGCTGCGGCGGCTCAGCGAGCTGCTGGACCGGGCGGCGCCCGGCAAGGGCTGGCGGGACCTGGCGCAGCGAGCGGGGAGCCGCGGCAGGGTCCGCCTGAG CCCTCTCGATTTAGAACAATGTTCCCTCAAAGTCCTGGAGCCGGAAGGAAGTCCAAGCTGGAGTCTCCTGAAGCTGCTGGGTGATAGGGGTTGCACAGTGGTGGAACTGGTGGAGTTCCTGCAGGCCCTGGAGCATACAGAGGCTCTCCAGTGTCTCAGCTATTCAG gtataAAGATTGTTGTACAGCCAGACTCTCAAGCAGTGCTCTCTGGCCAGATTGTCAAGCTGTGTTGTTGGGCAACAGGACACCCATTTGTACATTACCAGTGgttcaaacaggaaaaagag GTTCCCTATGGTAATTCTCCAGAACTGGTTTTGAATCCAGTGAAAGTAAACGATGCTGGCTTCTACATCTGTCGAGTGAACAGTGAATCTTCATTTGTGTTCAGTCAGTGGGCACGACTAGAAGTTTGCGATCTCCAGGGTGCATCTCATG ggaGCTTAATTAGTTTGCCTGAAAAGAAGATATGCATTTGTATTCAGCCTCAGCCACAAAACTTGACAGTGGGAGATGCTTTGGTATTAGAATGCAGAGCTGTTGGAAACCCAATTCCTCAATATCAGTGGTTCAGAAATGGATTTCCCTTGGCAAATGGGAGCAAAAATGTCTACATG GTAACTTGTGTGGACATGGAACATGGGGGAACATATTGGTGTCACGTGTTCAATGACCAGGAAGACCAAGACAGCAAGAAGATAGAAGTTGTTGTAG AAGATCTAAGTGATCTTCAAAAAACAG ACCTACAAGAACAATCAAATGACAGACCTTTTG CAACAGACAAAGTAGCTCTCTTAATTGGAAATATGAACTACTGGAATCACCCCCGACTCAAGGCTCCGATGGTGGATGTCTATGAATTGACCAACTTGCTAAGACAGATGGATTTCAAAGTTGTTTCTTTGCTGGATCTTACTGAGTCTGAGATGCGAAATGCCGTGGATgaatttctgcttctcctcGACAGAGGAGTATATG GTTTGTTGTACTATGCTGGCCATGGCTACGAAAACTATGGAAACAGTTTCATGGTTCCTATTGATGCTCCAAATCCCTACCGATCTGCAAACTGTCTGTGTGTACAAAACATCCTCAAATTAATGCAGGAAAAAGAGACGGGGCTCAACGTATTCCTGTTGGATATGTGTCGGAAAAG AAATGAATATGATGATACTATACTTATCTTAGATGCTCTGAAGGTTACAGCCAACATTGTTTTTGGATATGCCAC GTGTCAGGGAGCAGAAGCTTTTGAGATTCAGCAGTCAGGGCTGGCCAATGGAATTTTCATGAAGTTCTTGAAGGAGCGTCTGTTAGAAGACAAGAAGATTACTGTACTGCTTGATGAGGTTGCAGAAG ATATGGGCAAGTGTCACCTTACCAAAGGCAAGCAAGCTTTGGAGATCCGCAGCAGTTTGTCTGAGAAAAGGGCATTAACTGATCCCATTCAACAAACCATATCTTCTGCAGAGTCTATGGCACGGAACCTACAGTGGGCTAAAGCTCATG AGCTTCCAGAAAGTATGTATCTCGAATTCAAATGTGGTGTTCAGATTCAGTTGGGGTTTGCAGCCGAGTTTTCCAATGTCATGATAATCTACACACGAATAGTAAAGAAGCCACCTGAAATAGTAGTTTGCAGAGCCTACGTTACAGACTTCGCACTT GACCTGGATGTGGATCCTAAAGAGGCCAATAAAGGAACTCCCGAGGAAACTGGAAGCTATTTAGTATCAAAGGACCTTCCCAAACACTGTCTCTACACCAGGCTAAGTTCACTGCAAAAACTAAAG GAACACTTGATCTTCACGGTTTGTTTGCACTATGAATATCCAGGAATAGAAGATACAAtggatgaaagaaaggaagttaATGTTGGAAAGCCCCTTATTGCTAAATTAGGCCTCCATCATGGATTCAAAAATAACTGTCTCCAGACCTGTTGTGTGACTAATAATCCTTTTCATAATCAAGTAGAATCAAGTCCAGTGGCAACTAAATACTACTTCCCTAGTCACTGCCAACCAAAT
- the MALT1 gene encoding mucosa-associated lymphoid tissue lymphoma translocation protein 1 isoform X1 has protein sequence MSEPPRSPPGSLPLSRLAEPVLRRLSELLDRAAPGKGWRDLAQRAGSRGRVRLSPLDLEQCSLKVLEPEGSPSWSLLKLLGDRGCTVVELVEFLQALEHTEALQCLSYSGIKIVVQPDSQAVLSGQIVKLCCWATGHPFVHYQWFKQEKEVPYGNSPELVLNPVKVNDAGFYICRVNSESSFVFSQWARLEVCDLQGASHGSLISLPEKKICICIQPQPQNLTVGDALVLECRAVGNPIPQYQWFRNGFPLANGSKNVYMVTCVDMEHGGTYWCHVFNDQEDQDSKKIEVVVVSQSVLKDLYCCKMSQITEELGSDLFLPFCVLTLITESNCLPISPPLKTQGRKSMAVECTEEDLSDLQKTDLQEQSNDRPFATDKVALLIGNMNYWNHPRLKAPMVDVYELTNLLRQMDFKVVSLLDLTESEMRNAVDEFLLLLDRGVYGLLYYAGHGYENYGNSFMVPIDAPNPYRSANCLCVQNILKLMQEKETGLNVFLLDMCRKRNEYDDTILILDALKVTANIVFGYATCQGAEAFEIQQSGLANGIFMKFLKERLLEDKKITVLLDEVAEDMGKCHLTKGKQALEIRSSLSEKRALTDPIQQTISSAESMARNLQWAKAHELPESMYLEFKCGVQIQLGFAAEFSNVMIIYTRIVKKPPEIVVCRAYVTDFALDLDVDPKEANKGTPEETGSYLVSKDLPKHCLYTRLSSLQKLKEHLIFTVCLHYEYPGIEDTMDERKEVNVGKPLIAKLGLHHGFKNNCLQTCCVTNNPFHNQVESSPVATKYYFPSHCQPNSCPGVYHGNHTCSDSIRQPEACSCNGTSRILASRHEVQNYSSPAQKSNVPVETTDDTAELEFLLSDSLRFSKQQ, from the exons ATGTCGGAGCCGCCGCGGAGCCCGCCGGGGTCCCTTCCCCTCAGCCGCCTGGCCGAGCCAGTGCTGCGGCGGCTCAGCGAGCTGCTGGACCGGGCGGCGCCCGGCAAGGGCTGGCGGGACCTGGCGCAGCGAGCGGGGAGCCGCGGCAGGGTCCGCCTGAG CCCTCTCGATTTAGAACAATGTTCCCTCAAAGTCCTGGAGCCGGAAGGAAGTCCAAGCTGGAGTCTCCTGAAGCTGCTGGGTGATAGGGGTTGCACAGTGGTGGAACTGGTGGAGTTCCTGCAGGCCCTGGAGCATACAGAGGCTCTCCAGTGTCTCAGCTATTCAG gtataAAGATTGTTGTACAGCCAGACTCTCAAGCAGTGCTCTCTGGCCAGATTGTCAAGCTGTGTTGTTGGGCAACAGGACACCCATTTGTACATTACCAGTGgttcaaacaggaaaaagag GTTCCCTATGGTAATTCTCCAGAACTGGTTTTGAATCCAGTGAAAGTAAACGATGCTGGCTTCTACATCTGTCGAGTGAACAGTGAATCTTCATTTGTGTTCAGTCAGTGGGCACGACTAGAAGTTTGCGATCTCCAGGGTGCATCTCATG ggaGCTTAATTAGTTTGCCTGAAAAGAAGATATGCATTTGTATTCAGCCTCAGCCACAAAACTTGACAGTGGGAGATGCTTTGGTATTAGAATGCAGAGCTGTTGGAAACCCAATTCCTCAATATCAGTGGTTCAGAAATGGATTTCCCTTGGCAAATGGGAGCAAAAATGTCTACATG GTAACTTGTGTGGACATGGAACATGGGGGAACATATTGGTGTCACGTGTTCAATGACCAGGAAGACCAAGACAGCAAGAAGATAGAAGTTGTTGTAG TATCACAGTCAGTGCTGAAAGATTTATACTGCTGTAAAATGAGCCAGATTACAGAGGAGCTTGGCAGTgacctttttcttccattttgtgtgCTAACTCTCATAACTGAGAGCAATTGTCTTCCAATTTCCCCCCCGCTTAAAACACAAGGAAGGAAATCTATGGCAGTGGAGTGCACAGAAG AAGATCTAAGTGATCTTCAAAAAACAG ACCTACAAGAACAATCAAATGACAGACCTTTTG CAACAGACAAAGTAGCTCTCTTAATTGGAAATATGAACTACTGGAATCACCCCCGACTCAAGGCTCCGATGGTGGATGTCTATGAATTGACCAACTTGCTAAGACAGATGGATTTCAAAGTTGTTTCTTTGCTGGATCTTACTGAGTCTGAGATGCGAAATGCCGTGGATgaatttctgcttctcctcGACAGAGGAGTATATG GTTTGTTGTACTATGCTGGCCATGGCTACGAAAACTATGGAAACAGTTTCATGGTTCCTATTGATGCTCCAAATCCCTACCGATCTGCAAACTGTCTGTGTGTACAAAACATCCTCAAATTAATGCAGGAAAAAGAGACGGGGCTCAACGTATTCCTGTTGGATATGTGTCGGAAAAG AAATGAATATGATGATACTATACTTATCTTAGATGCTCTGAAGGTTACAGCCAACATTGTTTTTGGATATGCCAC GTGTCAGGGAGCAGAAGCTTTTGAGATTCAGCAGTCAGGGCTGGCCAATGGAATTTTCATGAAGTTCTTGAAGGAGCGTCTGTTAGAAGACAAGAAGATTACTGTACTGCTTGATGAGGTTGCAGAAG ATATGGGCAAGTGTCACCTTACCAAAGGCAAGCAAGCTTTGGAGATCCGCAGCAGTTTGTCTGAGAAAAGGGCATTAACTGATCCCATTCAACAAACCATATCTTCTGCAGAGTCTATGGCACGGAACCTACAGTGGGCTAAAGCTCATG AGCTTCCAGAAAGTATGTATCTCGAATTCAAATGTGGTGTTCAGATTCAGTTGGGGTTTGCAGCCGAGTTTTCCAATGTCATGATAATCTACACACGAATAGTAAAGAAGCCACCTGAAATAGTAGTTTGCAGAGCCTACGTTACAGACTTCGCACTT GACCTGGATGTGGATCCTAAAGAGGCCAATAAAGGAACTCCCGAGGAAACTGGAAGCTATTTAGTATCAAAGGACCTTCCCAAACACTGTCTCTACACCAGGCTAAGTTCACTGCAAAAACTAAAG GAACACTTGATCTTCACGGTTTGTTTGCACTATGAATATCCAGGAATAGAAGATACAAtggatgaaagaaaggaagttaATGTTGGAAAGCCCCTTATTGCTAAATTAGGCCTCCATCATGGATTCAAAAATAACTGTCTCCAGACCTGTTGTGTGACTAATAATCCTTTTCATAATCAAGTAGAATCAAGTCCAGTGGCAACTAAATACTACTTCCCTAGTCACTGCCAACCAAAT